A part of Olleya sp. Bg11-27 genomic DNA contains:
- a CDS encoding hydroxymethylglutaryl-CoA reductase, degradative, with amino-acid sequence MSKLVSGFSKLSKTEKINWLITNHLPNQDAAEKILKQYWNSDQKLQQLHDEFIENTVTNYYLPLGVAPNFVINDKIYTIPMTTEESSVVAAASKAAKYWQTRGGFKTTVLSTTKIGQVHFTYSGSFKALEDYFNLIKPQLIDDAKPITKNMDKRGGGISNIELKNKTNDLEHYYQLHATFETLDAMGANFINSCLEQFAKTFKAEAEKVLPQPVNVIMSILSNYVPECIVRAEVSCKVEDLAEKDIDPNAFAEKFIQAVNIAEIEPYRAVTHNKGIMNGIDAVVLATGNDFRAVEAGVHAYAAKDGTYSSLTHAKIDNGIFTFWMEVPLALGTVGGLTNLHPLVKLALEILDKPNAKQLMQIVAVAGLAQNFAALRSLTTTGIQEGHMKMHLMNILNQFEATAEEKIKIVHHFKTNVVTHSAVVDAIENIRH; translated from the coding sequence ATGAGTAAATTAGTTTCCGGGTTTTCAAAATTATCTAAAACTGAAAAAATAAATTGGTTAATCACAAACCATTTACCAAATCAGGATGCTGCAGAAAAGATTCTAAAACAGTATTGGAATAGTGACCAAAAACTGCAACAATTACATGACGAGTTTATAGAAAACACTGTCACTAATTACTATTTACCCCTGGGTGTTGCCCCTAATTTTGTCATAAACGATAAGATTTACACCATCCCAATGACTACTGAAGAAAGTTCTGTAGTTGCTGCAGCCAGTAAAGCTGCCAAATATTGGCAAACCCGTGGCGGTTTTAAAACAACTGTATTATCAACGACAAAAATTGGTCAAGTTCATTTTACATATTCTGGATCTTTTAAAGCTTTAGAAGACTATTTTAATTTAATAAAACCACAATTAATAGACGATGCTAAACCCATAACCAAAAACATGGACAAACGTGGTGGTGGGATATCAAATATTGAATTAAAAAACAAGACTAACGACTTAGAGCACTACTACCAATTACACGCCACTTTTGAAACTTTGGATGCTATGGGCGCCAATTTTATAAATTCGTGTTTAGAGCAATTTGCAAAAACATTTAAAGCTGAAGCTGAAAAGGTTTTACCACAACCTGTCAATGTAATTATGAGTATTTTATCTAATTACGTCCCAGAGTGTATAGTCAGAGCAGAAGTTAGTTGCAAAGTTGAAGATTTAGCAGAAAAAGATATTGACCCAAATGCATTTGCTGAAAAATTTATACAAGCCGTTAACATTGCAGAAATTGAACCTTATAGAGCCGTCACCCATAACAAAGGAATAATGAACGGTATTGACGCTGTGGTCTTGGCTACAGGTAACGACTTTAGAGCTGTGGAAGCTGGTGTACATGCCTACGCGGCAAAAGACGGGACATACAGTAGTTTAACGCATGCTAAAATAGATAATGGCATATTTACCTTTTGGATGGAAGTGCCTTTAGCATTAGGTACTGTTGGAGGCTTAACAAATCTACATCCTTTAGTTAAATTAGCTTTAGAGATTTTAGATAAACCAAATGCCAAACAACTTATGCAAATTGTTGCTGTTGCAGGTTTAGCGCAGAACTTTGCTGCCTTACGTAGTTTAACGACTACTGGAATACAAGAAGGGCACATGAAAATGCATTTAATGAATATCTTAAATCAATTTGAAGCTACTGCTGAAGAAAAAATCAAAATAGTACATCACTTTAAAACAAATGTAGTCACCCATAGTGCAGTCGTCGACGCTATTGAAAATATAAGACACTAA
- a CDS encoding S9 family peptidase — protein sequence MKILRILSLFCLLTTSFLTAQNKQITLDDIWSGTFRTEGLDVLHSMNNGQQYSVLNFDRTLGGTTIDIYDYKTLAKVNTLVSSADIEAIKYFTDYTFSADESQVLLATEEESIFRRSSLGIYYVYNTKTKQATLVSEDKIQEPTFSPDGTKIAFGLNNNLYVKDLLSGKTTQFTFDGVKNKVINGITDWVYEEEFAFVRAFDWNARSNKIAFIRFDETDVPEFSMDVYGKELYQTQTVFKYPKAGENNAKVSLHVFDLESNKLSEVIVDKSYDDFYIPRIKWTNDADVLSAQFMNRHQNELDLWMINTKKNKTTLAVAETDNAYVDVTDNLTFLEDDSFIWTSEKDGYNHIYHYGKKGKLINQVTKGNWEVTSYYGYDAKSDQVFYQSVENGSINRDVYSIKLKGTQKRRLSKNEGTNSADFSADFTYFINTFSSATTPYLYTLNDAKSGTVIKSIKDNSDLKALVANYTVSKKEFTTIKVNGNDLNMWVIKPANFDANKQYPLFMYQYSGPGSQQVANKWNSANDYWYQMLAQQGYIVACVDGRGTGFKGADFKKVTQKELGKYEIEDQIEAAKVLGAKSYIDSSRIGIWGWSYGGFMSSNALFKGNDVFKMAIAVAPVTSWRFYDSIYTERYMTTPQENASGYDDNSPINHVDKLKGDFLLIHGTGDDNVHVQNTMRMVEALIQANKQFEWMIYPDKNHGIYGGNTRLHLYTKMTNFINRTLGDKL from the coding sequence ATGAAGATCTTAAGAATTCTTTCACTATTCTGTTTATTAACAACTTCTTTTTTAACTGCTCAGAATAAGCAAATTACCCTTGACGATATATGGAGCGGTACCTTTAGAACGGAAGGTTTAGACGTGCTTCACTCCATGAATAATGGACAACAATATTCTGTTTTAAATTTTGATAGAACATTAGGGGGGACAACAATCGATATTTATGATTATAAGACGTTAGCAAAAGTTAATACGTTAGTTAGTTCTGCAGATATTGAAGCTATTAAATACTTTACAGATTACACATTTAGTGCTGATGAAAGTCAAGTGTTATTGGCTACAGAGGAAGAATCTATTTTTAGACGATCGTCTTTAGGTATTTATTATGTGTATAACACAAAAACAAAACAAGCCACTTTGGTGTCTGAAGACAAAATACAGGAGCCTACATTTTCTCCTGATGGAACTAAAATTGCTTTTGGTTTAAATAATAACCTGTACGTTAAGGATTTATTATCAGGAAAAACGACACAATTTACTTTTGATGGCGTTAAAAATAAAGTGATTAACGGTATTACAGATTGGGTGTATGAAGAAGAGTTTGCCTTTGTTCGTGCTTTTGATTGGAATGCAAGGAGTAACAAAATAGCTTTTATAAGATTTGATGAAACTGATGTTCCTGAATTTTCTATGGATGTCTATGGCAAAGAGCTATATCAAACACAAACAGTTTTTAAGTATCCTAAAGCAGGAGAGAATAACGCTAAAGTCTCATTGCATGTATTTGATTTAGAATCGAATAAATTAAGCGAAGTTATAGTCGATAAATCTTATGACGATTTTTATATTCCTAGAATCAAATGGACTAACGATGCAGATGTGTTAAGTGCACAATTTATGAATCGCCATCAAAATGAACTTGATTTATGGATGATTAATACCAAAAAAAATAAAACAACGTTGGCTGTCGCCGAAACGGACAACGCTTACGTAGACGTCACAGATAATTTAACGTTTTTAGAGGATGATAGTTTTATTTGGACTAGCGAGAAAGATGGGTATAACCATATTTATCACTACGGTAAAAAAGGAAAATTAATTAATCAAGTTACAAAAGGGAATTGGGAAGTCACTAGTTATTATGGTTATGATGCTAAGTCGGATCAAGTGTTTTATCAATCTGTAGAAAACGGTAGTATTAATAGAGATGTGTATTCTATAAAACTTAAGGGAACGCAAAAAAGACGATTGTCTAAAAACGAAGGCACTAATTCTGCTGATTTTAGTGCAGATTTCACCTATTTTATTAACACATTTTCAAGTGCGACGACACCTTATTTGTACACTTTAAACGATGCTAAATCAGGAACGGTTATAAAATCTATAAAAGATAATAGCGATTTAAAAGCACTTGTTGCTAATTATACAGTATCTAAAAAAGAGTTTACTACAATTAAAGTAAATGGAAACGATTTAAATATGTGGGTTATAAAGCCAGCTAATTTTGATGCTAACAAGCAATATCCATTGTTTATGTATCAGTATTCTGGTCCTGGCTCACAGCAAGTGGCTAATAAATGGAATAGTGCTAATGATTATTGGTACCAAATGTTAGCGCAACAAGGTTATATTGTCGCTTGTGTTGATGGTCGTGGAACAGGGTTTAAAGGCGCGGACTTTAAAAAAGTAACACAAAAAGAACTTGGTAAATACGAAATAGAAGATCAAATAGAAGCTGCAAAAGTATTGGGAGCAAAGTCATATATAGATTCTAGTAGAATTGGAATTTGGGGTTGGTCTTATGGCGGTTTTATGTCAAGTAATGCCTTGTTTAAAGGTAATGACGTTTTTAAAATGGCAATTGCTGTTGCGCCTGTTACCAGTTGGAGATTTTATGATTCTATTTATACAGAACGTTACATGACTACACCGCAAGAAAATGCAAGTGGTTATGATGATAATTCTCCAATTAACCATGTTGATAAATTAAAAGGAGACTTTTTATTAATTCATGGAACAGGAGATGATAATGTACATGTTCAAAACACCATGCGTATGGTTGAAGCTTTAATACAAGCTAATAAGCAATTTGAATGGATGATTTATCCAGATAAAAATCATGGAATTTACGGTGGTAATACAAGATTACACTTGTATACAAAAATGACGAATTTTATTAATCGTACCTTAGGAGACAAACTTTAA
- a CDS encoding peptide MFS transporter — protein sequence MSSKALQPHQKELFGQPIGLYILFLTEMWERFSYYGMRALLVLYMTTATIGDDRGAGLGWTSQEALALYGWYTMLVYVMSIPGGMIADKLIGQKKAVLLGAIVLCLGHAVLVLTDIWAFYTGLGLVILGVGLLKPNISTMVGGLYKEGDIRRDKGFSIFYIGINLGSLLATMVVGGVVAKWGWHAGFGLAGIVMVLGLINYVYGQKYLKEVGNFVPSTGDTNEVSYGQLYSKLFSSPKQLTIVGLLVAASLYGWYTLEWGFGLLFIFLTAITALLMMIYKELDSQVFKDRFLVLLLSFIMVIIFWGAFEQAGGLMNLYTDTNTDRVLFGWEIPTVMFQSLNAGFIILFATLVAGIWANRKLKGKEASSLFKMALGIIIMGFGFLFMVFAAMEFEKSGTSSMIWLVLAYFFHTIGELCISPVALSFITKLAPVKYASLMMGVYFAATGLGNKVAGIVGESASEYGELAIFSGIVIFTVIIGLLFIAMLKPLKRLTHGAEESERILNKEEAEGFELADN from the coding sequence ATGTCAAGTAAAGCTTTACAACCACATCAAAAAGAACTGTTTGGACAACCAATTGGTCTTTATATTTTGTTTTTAACTGAAATGTGGGAACGTTTTTCATATTATGGAATGCGTGCACTTTTAGTACTTTATATGACAACAGCGACTATTGGAGATGATAGAGGTGCCGGTTTAGGTTGGACAAGTCAAGAAGCTTTAGCACTTTATGGCTGGTATACTATGTTGGTATATGTTATGTCTATTCCAGGAGGGATGATTGCGGATAAGTTGATAGGTCAGAAAAAAGCGGTCTTACTTGGGGCTATTGTCTTGTGCTTAGGTCACGCAGTGTTGGTGTTAACCGATATTTGGGCATTTTACACAGGTTTAGGTCTGGTTATTTTAGGTGTTGGTTTATTAAAACCAAACATATCTACCATGGTAGGTGGATTATATAAAGAAGGAGATATTAGAAGAGATAAAGGGTTTAGTATATTTTATATTGGTATTAACTTAGGGTCATTATTGGCAACTATGGTTGTTGGTGGTGTTGTCGCTAAATGGGGATGGCATGCAGGTTTTGGATTAGCTGGAATTGTAATGGTTTTAGGTTTGATAAATTATGTATACGGTCAAAAGTATTTAAAGGAAGTTGGTAATTTTGTACCTAGTACTGGTGATACAAATGAAGTATCTTATGGTCAGTTGTATTCTAAATTATTTAGTTCTCCTAAACAATTAACAATCGTTGGTCTATTAGTTGCTGCATCACTATATGGTTGGTATACTTTAGAATGGGGCTTTGGTTTATTATTTATCTTTTTAACTGCTATTACAGCGTTATTAATGATGATTTATAAAGAACTAGATAGTCAAGTTTTTAAAGATCGTTTCTTAGTCTTATTACTATCTTTTATTATGGTAATTATTTTCTGGGGTGCTTTTGAGCAAGCTGGAGGATTAATGAACTTGTATACAGATACTAATACCGATAGGGTGCTATTTGGGTGGGAAATTCCGACAGTAATGTTTCAAAGTTTAAATGCAGGATTTATTATTTTGTTCGCAACGTTGGTAGCAGGTATTTGGGCAAATCGCAAATTAAAAGGTAAGGAAGCATCATCATTATTTAAAATGGCTCTGGGTATTATTATAATGGGGTTTGGATTTTTATTTATGGTATTCGCAGCAATGGAATTTGAGAAATCAGGAACGTCTAGTATGATCTGGTTGGTATTAGCTTATTTTTTCCATACTATAGGAGAGTTATGTATATCTCCAGTGGCATTATCTTTTATTACTAAATTGGCACCAGTAAAATATGCGTCTTTAATGATGGGGGTGTATTTTGCGGCTACAGGATTAGGAAATAAAGTTGCGGGTATAGTGGGAGAATCGGCTAGTGAGTATGGTGAGCTAGCAATCTTTTCGGGTATAGTGATCTTTACAGTAATTATTGGTTTATTATTTATAGCAATGTTAAAACCATTAAAGAGATTAACGCATGGTGCTGAAGAAAGCGAAAGAATATTAAATAAAGAAGAAGCTGAAGGATTTGAATTAGCAGACAATTAG
- a CDS encoding peptide MFS transporter produces MNTDIENLFKDKVIGHPAGLFIIFFTEMWERFSFYGMRILLVLFLTAPIVSDNPGWEWPREHALSLIGTYGALLYLTPILGGWIADKFTGYKWAVIIGCFIMMLGHLSMVFETPASLYIGLGLLIVGTGFFKPNMTSMISEMYKGKESKKDGAYTIYYMGVNAGAFFGMMLCGYLAENEGWRYGFGLAGIFMLFGLIQFWMAKDFFGSIGEKPSNVHEVELPQNINEESVLIDTTTLEEEKLNPFTFLDKVLIILSAIGGLLYLINDPLEKISGIDLVPFSIGRFTGSEVLILGSLAMFLYLITTRISRYTKIVRDRIIAVSIFGVFTVFFFAAFEQSLGSMTIFARDYTSRALSGSSAMIFKIVDLILTVGPLAIISWVLYLLFKKTYTKIAVSNIVLALSFVLLWVIVIYKIDNEFSKEGTEVPATWFGILNSFFIITLAPFFSKWWESKYNPSAAMKFGVGLVLLGLGFGVLVIGTLGIDQGAKTASVSMIFLILAYLLHTMGELCISPIGLSYLSKLVPGRMIGFMFGIWYLAIAIGQKAAGNMGGMIDKISEEHSLSTFFLIFTIVPIVVGIISAALNPLLKKLMHGVR; encoded by the coding sequence ATGAATACAGATATTGAAAATCTATTTAAAGACAAAGTTATAGGGCATCCAGCTGGATTATTTATAATATTTTTTACTGAAATGTGGGAGCGTTTTTCATTCTATGGAATGCGTATTCTATTAGTATTGTTTTTAACAGCACCCATTGTTAGTGATAACCCGGGTTGGGAGTGGCCTAGAGAACATGCATTATCATTAATAGGTACTTACGGAGCATTACTTTATTTAACACCAATACTTGGTGGTTGGATTGCAGATAAGTTTACAGGATATAAATGGGCTGTAATAATAGGCTGTTTTATTATGATGTTAGGGCATTTGTCTATGGTGTTTGAAACACCAGCATCATTATATATAGGTTTAGGACTTTTAATTGTTGGAACAGGTTTTTTTAAGCCTAACATGACTTCTATGATTTCTGAAATGTATAAAGGAAAGGAATCTAAAAAAGATGGCGCTTACACTATTTATTATATGGGTGTAAACGCAGGTGCATTTTTTGGAATGATGCTATGTGGTTATTTAGCTGAGAATGAAGGTTGGCGTTATGGTTTTGGATTAGCTGGTATTTTTATGCTATTTGGTTTAATTCAATTTTGGATGGCTAAAGACTTTTTTGGTTCTATAGGGGAAAAACCATCTAATGTTCATGAAGTAGAATTACCACAAAATATTAATGAAGAAAGTGTTTTAATTGATACAACTACTTTAGAAGAAGAAAAATTAAACCCATTTACATTTTTAGATAAGGTTTTAATTATTTTGTCTGCTATTGGTGGTTTGTTATATCTTATTAATGACCCATTAGAAAAAATATCTGGTATAGATTTAGTGCCTTTTTCCATTGGGAGATTTACGGGGTCTGAAGTTCTTATTTTAGGGTCGTTAGCGATGTTTTTATATTTGATTACAACAAGGATTTCTAGATATACTAAGATTGTTAGAGATAGAATAATTGCCGTATCGATTTTTGGAGTGTTTACTGTATTTTTCTTTGCAGCGTTTGAGCAATCTTTAGGGTCTATGACAATTTTTGCTAGAGATTATACATCTAGAGCGCTTTCAGGGAGTTCAGCTATGATTTTTAAGATTGTGGATTTGATTTTAACCGTTGGGCCATTAGCGATAATTTCATGGGTTTTATATTTATTATTCAAGAAAACGTATACTAAAATTGCAGTTTCAAACATTGTACTAGCATTGTCATTTGTCCTTCTATGGGTAATTGTTATTTATAAAATTGATAACGAATTTAGTAAAGAAGGAACAGAAGTGCCAGCAACTTGGTTTGGTATTCTAAATTCATTTTTTATCATAACATTGGCCCCCTTTTTCTCTAAATGGTGGGAGAGTAAATATAACCCTAGTGCTGCTATGAAGTTTGGTGTAGGTTTGGTATTATTAGGATTAGGTTTTGGAGTGCTTGTAATTGGTACTTTGGGAATTGATCAAGGAGCAAAAACAGCTTCTGTAAGTATGATCTTTTTAATATTAGCGTATTTGTTACATACTATGGGAGAGTTATGTATTTCTCCAATTGGTTTATCTTATTTAAGTAAATTAGTTCCTGGGCGTATGATTGGTTTTATGTTTGGTATTTGGTATTTAGCAATTGCTATTGGTCAAAAAGCTGCAGGAAACATGGGGGGAATGATTGATAAAATTTCGGAAGAACATTCTTTAAGTACTTTCTTTTTAATTTTTACAATTGTACCAATTGTTGTTGGTATCATATCGGCTGCTTTAAACCCATTACTTAAAAAATTAATGCACGGTGTTAGATAA
- a CDS encoding thioredoxin family protein, translated as MKNIFLALTLLFAVNTIAQEEINWMTLEEAVTLQKKEPRKIMMDAYTSWCGPCKLLDARTFKNKDLVAYVNTHFYAVKFNAEGNEEINFKGKVYKNPSYDPAKAQKRNSSHELSRGLGIRAYPTLLFFDEDAKLIAPITGYKKPQDLEMYLKMFQTNKHLDMKTQAQFDEYYKAFKAEFKDNA; from the coding sequence ATGAAAAACATATTTTTAGCCCTAACACTATTATTTGCAGTAAATACTATTGCCCAAGAAGAAATTAATTGGATGACTTTAGAAGAGGCAGTAACGCTTCAAAAAAAGGAGCCAAGAAAAATAATGATGGATGCTTATACCTCTTGGTGTGGACCATGCAAGCTTTTAGATGCGAGAACATTTAAAAATAAAGATCTTGTTGCTTATGTGAATACACATTTTTATGCTGTTAAGTTTAATGCAGAAGGTAATGAAGAAATTAATTTTAAAGGTAAAGTGTATAAAAATCCAAGTTACGATCCTGCAAAAGCTCAAAAAAGAAATTCATCGCACGAATTATCACGTGGTTTAGGAATTAGAGCTTATCCAACGTTATTGTTTTTTGACGAAGACGCAAAACTTATTGCCCCAATTACAGGGTATAAAAAACCACAAGATCTAGAAATGTATTTAAAAATGTTTCAGACTAACAAACATTTGGATATGAAAACTCAAGCACAATTTGATGAATATTATAAAGCATTTAAAGCAGAGTTTAAAGACAACGCGTAA
- a CDS encoding ComEC/Rec2 family competence protein: MLAKLCNINLFYSLFFSVGSSLLSIVLYFIFKKKKSAIHLFGISVFLTFIAYGIFITNINEDLQKTNHFSHAIDKDHASQTITFRIRERLKPNAFSQRYYVDILKLNTKKVKGKALINIRKDSLNRPIPIDAVYLSKTNIIAIKAPLNPDQFSYKAYLEKQQIYYQIYTNQHDILELKSEISTAFGYAARFRNYINKKLSEYEYSDDQLSIINALILGQRQNITKEVYDNYTNAGAIHILAVSGLHIGIILLLLNVVLKPIERIKNGKLIKTIILVILLWTYALIAGGSASIIRATTMFSIVAIGLNLKRPTNIYNTLAISVFVLLLIKPNFLFDVGFQLSYAAVISIVSFQPILERFWSPKYKLTKLLWQTLTVTVSAQFGIIPISLYYFHQFPSLFWLSNLIVIPFLSLILGLGLVVITCALLGVPKSFVSEIFGTIINWMNQFFAWISNQEDFLILDIPFTLLQVIVSYALIFSVYQLFIQKNYTWSRLTLVSIIVLQLTYLLNQYYTNGDSFLVFHKNRTTLIAKKHNNQLAIYSTLKNAETNTIIRSYAVKNALQPIASKPVNALYKLKDKHILIVDSLGVYNVKNIKIEYVLLTQSPKLNLERLIDSLKPKAIIADGNNYKSYITRWHQTCKKQELPFYQTGKTGAFIIRY, translated from the coding sequence ATGCTTGCCAAGCTATGTAATATTAACCTATTTTATAGTCTGTTTTTTTCTGTGGGATCTAGTCTCCTTTCTATAGTTCTTTATTTCATTTTTAAAAAGAAAAAGAGCGCTATTCACCTTTTTGGAATTTCAGTATTCTTAACGTTTATTGCCTATGGAATTTTTATCACAAACATAAATGAAGACTTACAAAAAACAAATCATTTTTCTCATGCTATTGATAAAGACCACGCTAGTCAAACAATTACATTTAGGATTAGAGAACGACTAAAGCCCAATGCTTTTAGTCAACGGTATTACGTAGACATTTTAAAACTGAACACTAAAAAGGTTAAAGGAAAGGCTTTAATAAACATTAGAAAAGATAGCCTAAACAGACCAATCCCCATCGATGCTGTTTACTTATCAAAAACCAATATCATTGCAATCAAGGCACCATTAAACCCTGATCAATTTAGCTACAAAGCTTATCTTGAGAAGCAACAAATCTATTATCAAATATATACCAATCAGCACGACATTTTAGAGTTAAAAAGCGAGATCTCCACAGCATTTGGTTATGCTGCTCGTTTTAGGAACTATATCAACAAGAAACTTAGTGAATATGAATATTCTGATGACCAATTATCTATAATTAATGCGCTTATTCTGGGGCAAAGACAGAATATTACAAAAGAAGTGTATGATAATTACACCAATGCAGGAGCGATTCATATACTAGCTGTTTCAGGCCTCCATATTGGAATAATCTTATTACTATTAAACGTTGTTTTAAAACCTATAGAACGTATAAAAAACGGCAAATTAATAAAGACTATCATACTCGTCATTTTATTATGGACGTATGCATTAATCGCAGGAGGATCGGCCTCTATAATTAGAGCAACGACCATGTTTAGTATTGTTGCCATTGGTCTAAACCTGAAACGGCCAACTAACATTTACAACACCTTAGCCATTTCCGTTTTTGTTTTATTATTAATTAAACCCAATTTTTTATTTGACGTCGGATTTCAGTTAAGTTATGCTGCTGTTATTTCCATAGTTAGTTTTCAGCCGATATTAGAACGTTTTTGGTCTCCTAAATACAAACTAACCAAACTACTATGGCAAACACTTACAGTAACGGTTTCTGCTCAATTTGGCATCATCCCTATTAGTTTGTATTACTTCCATCAATTTCCTAGTTTGTTTTGGTTGTCAAACCTAATTGTTATTCCGTTTTTAAGTCTGATTTTAGGCTTAGGATTAGTCGTTATAACATGCGCGCTTTTAGGCGTTCCTAAAAGCTTTGTATCCGAAATCTTTGGAACCATAATTAATTGGATGAATCAGTTTTTTGCATGGATCTCCAACCAAGAGGATTTTTTAATCTTAGATATTCCGTTTACGCTTTTACAAGTAATTGTATCCTATGCATTGATTTTTAGTGTCTATCAATTATTCATTCAAAAAAACTACACATGGAGTAGGCTAACTTTAGTTTCTATTATCGTCCTGCAGTTGACTTACCTCCTAAATCAATATTACACTAACGGGGATTCTTTTTTAGTATTTCATAAAAACAGAACGACTCTTATTGCAAAAAAACACAATAACCAACTCGCTATATATTCAACTTTAAAAAATGCAGAAACAAATACAATCATTAGAAGTTACGCAGTAAAAAACGCATTACAACCAATCGCCTCTAAACCTGTAAATGCCTTATATAAATTAAAAGATAAACATATATTGATTGTTGATAGCTTAGGTGTTTACAATGTAAAAAACATCAAGATAGAATACGTCTTATTAACTCAGTCACCAAAATTAAATTTAGAACGCTTAATTGATAGCTTAAAGCCTAAAGCTATTATTGCTGATGGTAACAACTACAAATCCTATATCACACGATGGCATCAAACCTGTAAAAAACAAGAACTCCCATTTTACCAAACCGGTAAAACAGGAGCTTTTATTATTAGATATTAA
- a CDS encoding C40 family peptidase, with protein sequence MKKIALFLLTTTILSCGGSKSKHVVTTKSESHTVSQPEPKLNRKRPSRNTKKTEESIIGTHSDPSYNTIRADNPTIANIISSAKSYEGVRYKYGGTTKKGMDCSGLLYTAFKTEDIALPRTSSAMSEHGEWIDVKQVEKGDLLFFATRKNSRTINHVGLVTSSRPGRVEFIHASTSKGVMTSLLSERYWYFAFVQARRVL encoded by the coding sequence ATGAAAAAGATTGCCCTATTCCTACTAACGACAACAATTTTATCTTGTGGTGGTTCAAAAAGTAAACATGTTGTTACGACAAAATCAGAATCTCATACAGTAAGTCAACCAGAGCCTAAACTCAATAGAAAACGTCCTAGCCGAAATACTAAAAAGACTGAAGAATCAATTATAGGCACTCACTCAGATCCTAGTTACAATACAATACGTGCAGACAACCCTACAATAGCAAACATAATAAGTAGCGCCAAAAGCTATGAAGGGGTTAGATATAAGTATGGAGGAACTACAAAAAAAGGTATGGATTGCTCAGGACTACTATATACAGCCTTTAAAACTGAAGATATTGCCTTACCTAGAACTTCTAGCGCCATGTCCGAACATGGAGAATGGATAGATGTGAAACAAGTAGAGAAAGGTGATTTACTTTTTTTTGCAACCAGAAAGAATAGCAGAACCATTAATCATGTTGGTTTAGTCACCTCTTCAAGACCTGGTCGTGTTGAGTTTATACATGCCAGCACAAGTAAAGGCGTTATGACTTCTTTATTATCAGAACGTTACTGGTACTTTGCTTTTGTCCAAGCACGACGCGTTTTGTAA